The Limnospira fusiformis SAG 85.79 genomic interval TACCACGAACCGCCGCGCAGCACCTTGGTGTCTTTGCTTATCAAAACGTTTACTAAATCACCAACATATATATGCTGACCATCCCACACTCGCCCGTCCGAGGGAGCGCCACCATAGCCTTCGTGCCAGGGGTCAGCGCACCATTCCCAAATATTCCCGTGGATATCATACAAGCCAAAGGCGTTGGCGTGTTGAAACTGACCGACGGGGGTGGTTTTTTGGTGGTAGACTCCCTTCGGTTCTGAGCTATATGTGCAGTTGCCATTGTAGTTGGCGATGTCCGTCGTTAGGGTATCACCGACATGAAAGGGGCTATTGGTTCCGGCGCGGGCTGCATATTCCCACTCGGCTTCACTGGGCAATCGGTAGGGTTTGCCCATTCTTTTCGAGAGTCGGGCACACCACTCGATCGCATCATACCATGAAACTCTTTCAACCGGAAGATTTAATCCTTTAAAATTTGATGGCTCTGGGTAAAGGTTCCATTTGAGTTTGGGGAAACTAGCCACTTGTCGCCATTGTGCTTGGGTAGCCGGATATTTCCCCATTAGGAAGGGTTCAATAGTGACTCGGTGTAGGGGTCTTTGATTATTATTACTTCCCGCTTCACTACTCGGCGCACCCATAATAAAGGTTCCCCCCGGAATTTTTACCATCTCCAGAATCACACCATTTCCCAGGTCTTCGATAATACATTCAGCCTGACCGGGACGGCGGTTGATTTTTTGTCCATTTGAATTGACGGTAACGATGTCAAATTTAAACTTCTGGGTTACCGGTTGGGGAGTTTGGCGGGTGGGCGGTTTCCCATAATATCGCCGTAAATCTTCCCAAACTTCCTCTACAGATTGATAGCGTTTTTTAAAGACTGTCTCAACCAAATGGTCTAATATTTTGCCTAATTTATCACTCACCTGATTGCCATTTAAATGCTCCCGCCACACCCATTTTGATTCTAAGGGGTCATATAAATCTGACGGACTGGCTTGGGTTAGCAGATATAAACAAGTCACCCCTAAACTATATAAATCACTCCCATATTGAGGTTTTCCCATAGCCTGTTCTGGGGCGCAATATTCCGCCGAACCGATAACGGTTCCGGTGACGCTAAGAGATGTGCGCTGCACCTGTTTAGATGCTCCAAAATCCACTAGGACTAACTTGTTATCACTGGCTCGTCTAATGATGTTTTCGGGTTTAATATCCCGGTGAATCACTTGATGTTTGTGGACAAAATACAAAACTTTCAATAAATCCTTGAGCAGGGAACTGATTTGATTTTCGGTAAAAGCGCCTTGATTATCTAACTGCTGTTGTAGGGTGTCTCCTTCGATAAATTCCTGAACTAAATATTGACGGTTATCAGCGGTAAAATAAGCCAAAAGTTCCGGGATTTGGGAATGTTTGCCGAGGAGTTCTAAACGTTGGGCTTCTTGGTCGAATAATTGGGCGGCTTTTTCTAGGGTAGCGGTTCCTTGCGCCTGGGGAAGGAATTGTTTAATCACACAGGGAGGTTTAGAAGGTTTGAAGTCATCCAGTGCCAGAAATGTGCGTCCGAACCCGCCTTGTCCGAGGATGCTTTTAGCATAGTAGCGTTCTGCCAGTCGGAGTTTACTGCCACATTTTTGGCAAAACTGGCAATCTTCGGGGTTGCTGTGGAGGCAGTCTGGGTTCAGACATTGGCTCATAATCAGGATGGTTATTGATACCTGATTCTACATTACCATAAATGCGGAAAATTAACCGGCTTTTTCACAGAAACCCGGTGGCTCACGGCTGGCTGGGAAGTTGCGTTTCGCTGCGCTTCACCCAACCTACTAAAGCGCACTGCCACATTTTTGGCAAAACTGGCAATCTTCGGGGTTGCTGTGGAGGCAGTCTGGGTTCAGACATTGGCTCATAATCAGGGTGGTTATTGATACCTGATTTTACATTACCATAAATGCCGAAAATTAACCCGCTTTTTCACAGAAACCCGGTGGCTCACGGCTGGCTGGGAAGTTGGGTTTCGCTGCGCTTCACCCAACCTACAATGGGGAAGTTGGGTTTCCCTGCGCTTCACCCAACCTACAATGGGAAAGTTGGGTTTCCCTGCGCTTCACCCAACCTACTAAAGCGCTAAAGCGCACAGGCTACCCGAAAACCGAAGTTGTGGAGGAGGTTGCCCGGGTAGGCACTGTTGCGGCTGGCACAACGGCAGAATACAGGAAGGTTAGACCATGAACCGCCACGCAGCACTCTCCGGTCTTTGCTTTCCAAAAGTTTGACTAAATTGTCAACATCTATATCCTGACTATCCCACACCGTACCATCCGAAGGCGCACCATTGTAGTTGTCGCGCCAGGGGTCAGCGCACCACTCCCAAACGTTCCCGTGGATATCATACAAGCCAAAGGCGTTGGCGCTTTGAAACCGACCGACGGGGGTGGTTTTTTTGCGGAAGACTCCCTTGAGTCCTGAGCTATAGCTGTAGTTGCCATCGTAGTTGGCGAGGTCTGTCGTCAGGGTATCACCGACATGAAAGGGGCTAGTTCTTCCGGCGCGGGCTGCATATTCCCACTCGGCTTCACTCGGTAATCGGCAGGGTTTGCTGATTACTTTTGAGAGGCGATCGCACCATTCCACCACATCATACCATGAAACTTTTTCAACGGGAAGATTGAATCCTTTAAATCTTGAGGGGTCTAGGCTCAGGTTTCGTTGGAGTTTGGGGAAACTAGCCACTTGTCGCCATTGTGCTTGGGTAACCGGATATTTCCCCATTAGGAAGGGTTTAATCGTGACTTGGTGTTGGGGTCTTTCAGCATTAGAACTTCTAGGTTCACCACTCGACGCACCCATAATAAAGGTTCCTCCCGGAATTAGCACCATCTCCAGAGTTACACTATTTCCCAGGTCTTCGATAATACATTCAGCCTGACCGGGACGACGGTTAATTTCTCGACCCATTGAATTGACCGTAACGATGTCAAATTTAAACTTCTGGGTTGGGGGTTTTGGACTATCATCAGATGGCTGTAAATCTGCCCAAACTTGGGCTACAGATTGATAGCGTTTGTTAAACACTGTCTCAACCAAACGGTCTAAGATTTTGCCTAGTTTCTCACTCAACTGATTGTCATTTAAATGCTCACGCCACACCCATTGTAATTCTAAGGGGTCATATAAATTCGACGGACTCACTTGGGTTAGCAGGTATAAACAAGTCACCCCTAAACTATATAAATCACTCCCATATTGAGGTTTTCCCATAGCTTGTTCCGGGGCGCAATATGCCGCCGAACCGATAACCGTTCCCGTGACGCTAAGAGATGTGCTATGCACCTGTTTAGCCGCTCCAAAATCCACTAGGACTAACTTGTTATCACTGGCGCGTCTAATGATGTTTTCGGGTTTAATATCCCGGTGAATTACTTGATTTTGGTGGACGAAATCCAAAACTGGCAATAAATCCTCTAGCAGCGAAATGATTTGATTCTCGGTAAAAATTCCTTGATTGTCTAACTCCTGTTCTAGGGTGTCTCCTTCGATAAATTCCTGAACTAAATATTGACGGTTATCAGCGGTAAAATAAGCCAAAAGTTCCGGGATTTGGGAATGTTTGCCGAGGAGTTCTAAACGTTGGGCTTCTTGGTCGAATAATTGGGCGGCTTTTTCTAGGGTAGCGGTTCCTTGCGCCTGGGGAAGGAATTGTTTAATCACACAGGGAGGTTGAGAAGGTTTGAAGTCATCCACTGCCAGAAATGTGCGTCCGAACCCGCCTTGTCCGAGGATGCTTTTAGCATAGTAGCGTTCTGCCAGTCGGAGTTTACTGCCACATTTTTGGCAAAACTGGGAACCTTCGGGGTTGCTGTGGAGGCAGTCTGGGTTCAGACATTGGCTCATAATCAGGATGGTTATTGATACCTGATTCTACATTACCATAAATGCGGAAAATTAACCGGCTTTTTCACAGAAACCTGATTTATCACGGCTGGGGAAGTTGGGCCCGGCTGCGCTTCACCCAACCTACAATGGGAAAGTTGGGTTTCCCTGCGCTTCACCCAACCTACAATGGTACACTGGAGAAGTTGGGCCCGGCTGCGCTTCACCCAACCTACAATGGTACACTGGAGAAGTTGGGCCCGGCTGCGCTTCACCCAACCTACAATGGTAGGGGAAGTTGGGCCCGGCTGCGCTTCACCCAACCTACATATTCGCCTAACCTACAATGGGAATGGACAATTGACGACTAATTGGCGATAATCTAGTGGTGAACATTAATCCTCTGCTGGGAAAAGGCTTTTTATGCTTACCCTTGAAACTTTATTTGATGAAGGGTTTTATTTGGCACAAAATCAGGACGTTAAAGATGCGATCGCTAACGGGGTTTTTGAGACCGCCTTTGAGCATTTTTCTCGCTATGGACAATTTGAAGGACGAACACCTAACCCGATTTTTGATGGGGAATTTTATCTGGCACAAAATCCCGATATTCAGTCGGAAGTAGAGGCGGGAATTACCACTGCAGCGGCTCATTTTGTTAATATTGGACAAACGGACAACCTCAGCCCTAATCCCTTTTTTGACCCGGTTTTTTATCTACAACAAAATCCTTCAGTCGCTCAGGGAGTAGCTAACGGGGAATTTACGGCATTTGAGCATTTTTTCAAAATCGGACAATTTCAGGGGTTGAACCCTAGCGAGTCCTTTGATACGGAGTTTTATCGCGATCGCAATTTTGATGCTGTTCAGGGTATAGAAGAAGAGATAATTGGCAGCCTTTTTGAGCATTTTTTTCGGTTTGGTTCGCCGTTGGGGAGGTTGGGCGCACCCCCACAGTTCGGCGATGACCTCAGTAATGCGATCGCTTTAGATACTCTCTTGGGAAGTCGGACTATAGTTAACTCGGTTACGGATGATAACCCGGTCAATATTTATGAATTTATCATTCCCAATAATGGCAGTGAGTTTAGCCTATTTCTGCACGGTTTAAAAGCGGATGCTAATGTGGATTTAATCCAAGATTTTAATCAAAATCAAGCGGTTCAACCTGATGATATTATCGCCTCTTCAAATAACCCGGCTTTGGCTACAGAATCTATTGAGATTGACCTATTGCCACGGGGAACCTACTTTGTGCGGGTTTCTCAGTTTCAGGGGGAAACTATTTATGCCTTGGAATTGTCAGCCATTCCCCTGGATATTTGAACCCAAGGGGTAACTGATAATTATTAATTATTAATTATTAATTATTAATTATTAATTATTAACGGGGAACCTACTTTGTGCGAGTTTCTCAGTTTCAGGGGGAAACTATTTATGCCTTGGAATTGTCAGCCATTCCCCTGGATATTTGAACCCAAGGGGTAACTGATAATTGTTAATTATTAATTATTAATTATTAATTAT includes:
- a CDS encoding bifunctional serine/threonine-protein kinase/formylglycine-generating enzyme family protein, which produces MSQCLNPDCLHSNPEDCQFCQKCGSKLRLAERYYAKSILGQGGFGRTFLALDDFKPSKPPCVIKQFLPQAQGTATLEKAAQLFDQEAQRLELLGKHSQIPELLAYFTADNRQYLVQEFIEGDTLQQQLDNQGAFTENQISSLLKDLLKVLYFVHKHQVIHRDIKPENIIRRASDNKLVLVDFGASKQVQRTSLSVTGTVIGSAEYCAPEQAMGKPQYGSDLYSLGVTCLYLLTQASPSDLYDPLESKWVWREHLNGNQVSDKLGKILDHLVETVFKKRYQSVEEVWEDLRRYYGKPPTRQTPQPVTQKFKFDIVTVNSNGQKINRRPGQAECIIEDLGNGVILEMVKIPGGTFIMGAPSSEAGSNNNQRPLHRVTIEPFLMGKYPATQAQWRQVASFPKLKWNLYPEPSNFKGLNLPVERVSWYDAIEWCARLSKRMGKPYRLPSEAEWEYAARAGTNSPFHVGDTLTTDIANYNGNCTYSSEPKGVYHQKTTPVGQFQHANAFGLYDIHGNIWEWCADPWHEGYGGAPSDGRVWDGQHIYVGDLVNVLISKDTKVLRGGSWYGNPDYCRSGYRFSGGSGDLNVSYGFRVACALSM
- a CDS encoding bifunctional serine/threonine-protein kinase/formylglycine-generating enzyme family protein gives rise to the protein MSQCLNPDCLHSNPEGSQFCQKCGSKLRLAERYYAKSILGQGGFGRTFLAVDDFKPSQPPCVIKQFLPQAQGTATLEKAAQLFDQEAQRLELLGKHSQIPELLAYFTADNRQYLVQEFIEGDTLEQELDNQGIFTENQIISLLEDLLPVLDFVHQNQVIHRDIKPENIIRRASDNKLVLVDFGAAKQVHSTSLSVTGTVIGSAAYCAPEQAMGKPQYGSDLYSLGVTCLYLLTQVSPSNLYDPLELQWVWREHLNDNQLSEKLGKILDRLVETVFNKRYQSVAQVWADLQPSDDSPKPPTQKFKFDIVTVNSMGREINRRPGQAECIIEDLGNSVTLEMVLIPGGTFIMGASSGEPRSSNAERPQHQVTIKPFLMGKYPVTQAQWRQVASFPKLQRNLSLDPSRFKGFNLPVEKVSWYDVVEWCDRLSKVISKPCRLPSEAEWEYAARAGRTSPFHVGDTLTTDLANYDGNYSYSSGLKGVFRKKTTPVGRFQSANAFGLYDIHGNVWEWCADPWRDNYNGAPSDGTVWDSQDIDVDNLVKLLESKDRRVLRGGSWSNLPVFCRCASRNSAYPGNLLHNFGFRVACAL
- a CDS encoding pre-peptidase C-terminal domain-containing protein, producing MLTLETLFDEGFYLAQNQDVKDAIANGVFETAFEHFSRYGQFEGRTPNPIFDGEFYLAQNPDIQSEVEAGITTAAAHFVNIGQTDNLSPNPFFDPVFYLQQNPSVAQGVANGEFTAFEHFFKIGQFQGLNPSESFDTEFYRDRNFDAVQGIEEEIIGSLFEHFFRFGSPLGRLGAPPQFGDDLSNAIALDTLLGSRTIVNSVTDDNPVNIYEFIIPNNGSEFSLFLHGLKADANVDLIQDFNQNQAVQPDDIIASSNNPALATESIEIDLLPRGTYFVRVSQFQGETIYALELSAIPLDI